The Drosophila innubila isolate TH190305 chromosome 3R unlocalized genomic scaffold, UK_Dinn_1.0 2_E_3R, whole genome shotgun sequence genome has a segment encoding these proteins:
- the LOC117791201 gene encoding uncharacterized protein LOC117791201, translating to MHQVLSYDTAVRANSSRDYREYISKRTCTSLLLTIAFFMLISGYLLGNFVTERKYHIRQLLTKKAIKSGGGDGTVDVDGNRSVQLNSVDYGSLQELRAYHKTKEQLLSAAQVLNKLLQQDESERYLATSLNTEIFNKYISCTQDIPPNTNIKASQFIEQLIDNTIARQRDCMRIIQVVIDNHLANSQL from the exons ATGCATCAAGTGCTGAGCTATGATACGGCTGTGAGGGCCAACAGTTCCCGTGACTATCGTGAATATATATCAAAGCGAACATGCACCTCACTGCTCTTGACGATTGCCTTCTTCATGCTCATCTCAG GCTACTTGCTCGGCAATTTTGTGACGGAACGCAAATATCACATACGCCAGCTGCTTACAAAAAAGGCAATTAAGAGCGGAGGCGGAGATGGGACTGTGGACGTCGATGGCAATAGGTCAGTGCAGTTGAATAGCGTGGATTATGGCAGCTTGCAGGAGCTGCGTGCTTATCATAAAACCAAGGAACAACTGTTATCCGCAGCTCAGGTGCTCAATAAACTGTTGCAGCAGGACGAGAGCGAACGTTATTTGGCCACATCATTAAATACGGAGATTTTCAACAAATACATTAGCTGCACCCAGGACATACCGCCCAATACGAATATAAAAGCTAGTCAGTTTATCGAGCAACTTATCGATAACACCATTGCCAGACAACGCGATTGCATGAGGATCATTCAAGTTGTCATCGACAATCATCTGGCCAATAGTCAGCTCTGA
- the LOC117791005 gene encoding formin-J, whose amino-acid sequence MSVRHFNTLPWALLVALLLAAFMLQLASANDDAVATSESVSTESNEIIPREAIQKLDLSVRQALLRAIDKLEREEATSSSVSQDEDESITAAPLRRNEITTLPSPREREEILEVSTSPEAEAVVPTVQFYTATFDERNAQEQLLSSFIDRSKLWKKTTLRKQNAADSSLLSIESQSQSDADAGPDSRQLTRSVDSSLGSNEISHDGSNEIKFEIRNVKRITTTATPTTKSTTTTTTTTTTTPRPRTTRRRTTTTTTTTTTTTPRPTHNEDGENIELVDKQDIRIQEAPLVTAFTVDLDERGTAQKFRPLLQGEHSFQQQQVALPLPHVGPTITKLSVLESELAAPPLTTQSPTSTTSTTQTSISHAAYSTTPAFISTSSTTNNYIKEPLSSPNLAPPSVNSYIIERQRALEQQIYQLKLQAQQQQALILRQLQLLEEQSQSRYQQASPIAQSSTLQPLQHQQQQQQQQQQLPHASLEAIQTLQPPSPGYSIRPSVEFIPSTHTKTIIYPTYPIEQQLPLRDAVAAHKFALHSGNSVTNSNNQNNHNNNYQKLPTPTNAVQQIFQNLQQNLQKATEHAVSNTQNTNSIAASTGSSNNNHLHIQASNQFNFAPAEASLLQALPQNNYQQFQQQQQQLLLPSYVSNALYQQQQQQQQQQQQQQHHRSRLFRQESGTGNFGLNNANVEIHPSNSFATTIVSQQHNLDNQNFYRQHLTPQLSSRLQQNAQQYLQQQQQQQQQQQQLLQQPTATTSAAGTSSVSSALNHGIPQFASQNLHFNGAF is encoded by the exons ATGTCCGTG AGACATTTCAACACGCTGCCCTGGGCGTTGCTGGTGGCACTGCTGCTGGCCGCCTTTATGCTCCAGCTGGCAAGTGCCAATGATGATGCAGTGGCAACTTCGGAGAGTGTCAGCACTGAGAGCAATGAGATTATACCACGGGAGGCGATTCAGAAGCTGGACTTATCAGTGAGACAGGCTCTTCTGCGAGCCATCGATAAGCTGGAGCGGGAGGAGGCCACTTCCTCAAGCGTTTCCCAAGACGAAGACGAGTCGATTACTGCGGCGCCTTTAAGACGCAATGAGATCACCACGCTGCCCTCACCCCGCGAGCGGGAAGAGATCCTGGAGGTGAGCACCAGTCCTGAGGCTGAGGCTGTGGTGCCCACGGTGCAGTTTTATACTGCAACCTTTGATGAACGCAATGCGCAGGAGCAATTGCTCTCCTCCTTCATCGATCGCTCCAAGTTGTGGAAGAAGACAACGCTACGCAAGCAGAATGCAGCGGACTCTTCACTCCTCTCCATcgagtcgcagtcgcagtcggatgcggatgcgggtCCGGATTCCCGACAGCTCACACGCAGCGTGGACAGCTCGTTGGGCAGCAATGAAATCTCCCACGACGGCAGCAATGAGATCAAGTTTGAGATACGCAATGTGAAAAGGAtcacgacaacagcaacaccaacgacaaaaagcacaacaacaacaacgacaacgacaacaacaacaccccGACCACGCACCACACGACGTCGCAccacgacgacaacaacaaccacaacaacaacaacgccacgTCCCACACACAACGAGGATGGCGAGAACATTGAACTCGTGGACAAACAGGACATTCGCATACAGGAGGCACCACTGGTAACGGCCTTTACCGTCGACTTGGACGAACGAGGCACGGCCCAAAAGTTTCGTCCACTGTTGCAGGGGGAGCACAGtttccagcagcaacaggtgGCACTACCGCTGCCACATGTTGGACCCACCATAACGAAGCTGAGCGTGTTGGAATCAGAGCTGGCTGCACCACCGCTTACCACACAGAGTCCAACCAGCACCACTAGCACCACCCAGACAAGCATCAGCCATGCCGCCTACTCCACAACTCCCGCCTTTAtcagcaccagcagcaccaccaatAACTACATCAAG GAGCCACTGAGCAGTCCTAATCTGGCGCCACCTAGCGTCAACAGCTACATTATCGAACGTCAGCGCGCTCTGGAGCAACAAATCTATCAGTTGAAGTTGcaggcacagcagcaacaggcgtTGATCTTgcggcaactgcagctgctcgAAGAGCAGAGCCAGAGTCGTTACCAACAAGCATCGCCAATTGCGCAATCGAGCACATTGCAGCCActgcagcatcaacaacagcagcaacaacagcagcaacagctgccacatgCATCACTGGAGGCAATACAGACGTTGCAGCCTCCATCGCCGGGTTACTCGATTAGACCTTCAGTCGAATTTATACCTAGTACACACACCAAGACCATTATCTATCCCACATATCCAATTGAGCAGCAATTGCCGCTGCGCGATGCCGTTGCGGCTCATAAATTTGCCCTGCACAGCGGCAACAGCGTCACTAATagcaacaaccaaaacaaccacaacaacaactatcagAAATTGCCAACACCAACGAATGCAGTGcaacaaattttccaaaatttgcaacaaaatcTGCAAAAAGCAACGGAACATGCTGTCAGCAATACTCAAAATACCAACAGCATTGCTGCCAGcactggcagcagcaacaacaatcatttACACATACAAGCATCAAATCAGTTCAACTTTGCGCCCGCGGAGGCGTCGCTGTTGCAAGCCCTGCCCCAGAATAATTACCAACAgtttcagcagcaacaacaacaattgctgttACCTAGCTACGTTAGCAATGCGCTgtatcaacaacagcaacagcaacaacaacagcagcagcagcaacaacatcatcgtTCGCGTCTGTTTCGCCAGGAATCGGGCACTGGCAACTTTGGCCTAAATAATGCCAATGTTGAGATCCATCCAAGCAACTCGTTTGCCACCACAATTGTCAGCCAGCAACACAATCTAGACAATCAAAACTTCTATCGACAACATTTGACGCCTCAGCTCAGCAGCCGATTACAGCAAAATGCGCAGCAGtatctgcaacaacaacagcaacaacaacagcagcagcagcaactgttgcagcaGCCAACAGCCACGACGTCAGCAGCGGGCACGTCCAGCGTGAGCTCAG CTCTCAACCATGGCATACCGCAATTTGCATCACAAAATCTGCACTTCAATGGCGCCTTTTGA
- the LOC117793065 gene encoding protein kibra, whose amino-acid sequence MSNQQQQQQQQPRQHPHPHHHHQQQHHHHHQHGQHSEFPLPDGWDIARDFDGKTYYIDHINKKTTWLDPRDRYTKPQSFEDCVGDELPVGWEEAYDSNIGRYYINHIAQSTQLEDPRQEWKSVQEQMLSDYLSAAQDQLENKREMFDVKQQRLLLAQEEYNHLNKLAASRSSLCSSSSSMSRHDPELLRADLMLARERVRQLKQELNHITNDISYTERGMNTLYSVGEKINARQNGCYDIAEVQAIREEMLKVHKSLVSGEKVREELMRSLVQIKNELSRQQINEENADLLNAASPFDRVCVASQTDLCGAGEHLNGGARFAEMAKTKLQYAEWRKHIKKLQQQLADHVERIEPGQLESDKDRILLIQEKEKLLNDLNSISLKSRSIEEKQVIQQTRHKLEEDLKEAYEATNTCIANRLRFHEEKQHLLDKLQEALKSTKLLEERLKSFSSESTFSISSGSSLGSLSTASSKSALSFTDIYIDPFAVDSPIDVIDLQRRSQRLFQQHQRLPPVHPALPQHQQQQQQQQQQQQQPSSEVSLSPRSSLSMETPPASPMKYNATADQAHSQPKEEPTYANALPAPPTLPTLPAPPAYTAPPAAPVAGVRAHPYDLDSTVLDCMMLEAKLQKLNMSSPLNLNAPLSPISEKPSLLDLPQEMLSRSSSTSNTRSVSAAVSNESVAGDSGVFEASRAHLPRKELAQVQIGLKYLKQEGVLVVSLERANNLSALWTATTDNSQVYLRAALLPNSLTSIRTKALGDFQKPVFNDTFAVPISLDKLLTKSLQVTVVSMTGQKEEIIGTVQISMAEFNPEDSTLKWYNVLSSKFMPSFESLDLPSTSAAAAAAAVAVATATSNNNNREESSDESTITSSQTSTLTRNQAPPLELQAQIAEELPEHVRLNEQQCSDDDDDEDDDEEEDEQQLVSTIGLTHSSCMLDAYLENMKQEYADKETNTDCAFPPEKLRSQSQLLDDRPVKRSQTFTPSAAISKNRYNCRLNRSDSDSAMHFGVTPHTFHRGAVERRSLRFHPKATKSATKLHHTHIPRTSLDLELDLQAQHSKLFFLNDQISKLQNLKEVLQKACDNKDPLIAAWAIENEEFQRLVARADPAKCPEERQLQKLLMKTAKEIHKLRKTKVPKGCPDLVSFKEKISFFTRKGLSVPELPSEFMLPDADAIEEEEEEEDDDEEDNVAETAMAINTALVASSNRNKNLSEHHQRVALPALAATSSPAVASAPAPAPVAAPSPVPVPVATAQADANAEQQRYDYVVDRNYGVEV is encoded by the exons ATACACAAAGCCGCAATCTTTTGAGGACTGTGTGGGCGATGAGCTGCCCGTGGGCTGGGAGGAGGCATATGACTCGAATATTGGACGCTACTATATCAATCACATTGCACAGAGCACACAGCTCGAGGATCCGCGCCAGGAGTGGAAGAGTGTGCAGGAGCAAATGCTCAGTGATTATCTGTCAGCTGCACAGGATCAACTGGAGAACAAGCGCGAAATGTTTGATGTCAAACAGCAGCGTCTACTCCTCGCACAGGAGGAATACAATCACCTGAACAAACTGGCGGCCAGCCGCAGCAGCT TATGCTCATCGTCCAGCTCCATGAGTCGACACGATCCCGAGCTGCTACGCGCCGACTTGATGCTGGCACGTGAACGCGTCCGTCAACTGAAGCAGGAGTTGAATCACATTACCAATGACATCTCGTACACGGAGCGGGGCATGAATACACTGTATTCGGTGGGCGAGAAGATCAATGCACGCCAGAATGGCTGCTATGATATTGCCGAGGTGCAGGCGATACGCGAGGAGATGCTGAAGGTGCACAAGTCCTTGGTGTCCGGTGAGAAGGTGCGCGAGGAACTGATGCGCAGTCTGGTGCAGATCAAGAACGAACTGAGCCGACAGCAGATCAACGAGGAGAATGCCGATCTCCTCAATGCCGCCTCGCCCTTCGATCGCGTCTGCGTCGCCAGCCAGACGGATCTGTGTGGAGCAGGTGAGCATTTGAACGGCGGTGCACGATTCGCGGAGATGGCCAAGACGAAGCTGCAGTATGCCGAGTGGCGTAAGCACATCAAgaaactgcagcagcaactggcCGATCATGTGGAACGCATTGAGCCGGGTCAATTGGAGTCGGACAAGGATCGCATACTGTTGATacaggagaaggagaagctGCTCAATGACCTGAATAGCATTTCACTCAAGTCGCGCAGCATTGAGGAGAAACAGGTCATACAACAGACACGCCACAAGCTTGAGGAGGACCTCAAGGAGGCGTATGAGGCGACCAACACGTGCATTGCGAATCGCCTGCGTTTCCACGAGGAGAAGCAACATCTGCTGGACAAGCTGCAGGAAGCACTCAAGTCCACCAAATTGCTGGAGGAGCGCCTCAAGTCATTCTCCTCGGAGAGCACCTTCTCCATAAGCAGTGGCAGCAGTCTGGGCTCCCTGTCCACGGCGAGCAGCAAGAGCGCTCTCAGCTTTACGGACATTTATATAGATCCCTTTGCCGTGGACTCGCCCATCGATGTGATCGATCTGCAGCGACGATCGCAACGTCTATTCCAGCAGCATCAGCGGCTGCCACCTGTGCATCCCGCCTTGccacagcatcaacaacaacaacaacagcagcagcagcaacaacaacaaccatccTCAGAGGTGTCACTGTCGCCACGTAGCAGCCTCTCCATGGAAACGCCGCCCGCCTCGCCAATGAAATACAATGCGACTGCGGATCAAGCACACTCCCAGCCCAAGGAGGAACCTACCTATGCCAACGCACTACCCGCTCCTCCCACGTTGCCCACGCTGCCCGCGCCTCCCGCCTACACAGCTCCCCCAGCTGCTCCAGTGGCTGGGGTGCGGGCTCATCCGTATGATCTGGACTCCACTGTGCTGGACTGCATGATGCTGGAGGCGAAACTGCAGAAGCTCAACATGAGCTCGCCGCTCAATCTGAATGCTCCACTTTCACCCATCTCGGAGAAGCCATCGCTGCTGGATCTGCCGCAAGAGATGCTCAGTCGTTCCTCTTCCACATCGAATACACGCTCCGTTTCGGCAGCCGTTAGCAATGAGTCCGTTGCCGGTGACTCCGGCGTCTTTGAGGCATCTCGTGCCCACCTGCCGCGCAAGGAGTTGGCCCAAGTGCAGATCGGCCTCAAGTATCTGAAGCAAGAGGGTGTGCTCGTTGTATCCCTGGAGCGTGCCAACAACTTGTCGGCCTTGTGGACTGCTACCACAGACAACTCACAAGT TTATCTGCGTGCCGCTTTGCTGCCCAACTCGTTGACTTCCATACGCACCAAGGCACTGGGTGACTTCCAGAAGCCCGTCTTCAATGACACCTTTGCGGTGCCCATTTCGCTGGACAAGCTGCTGACCAAGAGCCTGCAGGTGACCGTCGTCAGCATGACCGGACAGAAGGAGGAGATCATC GGTACTGTGCAGATCAGCATGGCCGAGTTCAATCCGGAAGACTCCACGCTCAAGTGGTACAACGTGCTCAGTTCCAAGTTTATGCCCAGCTTTGAGTCGCTGGATTTGCCCTCCACAAGTGCAgccgctgcagctgccgctgtcgccgtcgccaccgccaccagcaacaacaacaacagagaggAATCCTCGGATGAGTCAACCATAACGTCGTCACAGACCTCAACACTAACGCGCAACCAGGCACCGCCATTGGAGCTGCAGGCACAGATTGCCGAGGAGCTGCCCGAGCATGTGCGTCTCAATGAGCAGCAATGcagcgatgacgatgacgacgaggATGACGATGAGGAGGAAGACGAACAGCAGCTGGTCAGCACCATTGGCCTAACGCATT CAAGCTGCATGCTGGACGCCTACCTGGAGAATATGAAGCAGGAGTATGCCGACAAGGAGACGAACACAGATTGCGCCTTCCCGCCGGAGAAATTGCGCAGTCAGTCGCAGCTGTTGGACGACAGACCCGTGAAGCGTTCACAGACATTTACACCCTCGGCGGCGATCAGCAAGAACCGTTACAATTGCCGCCTCAATCGCAGCGACTCGGACTCAGCCATGCACTTTGGTGTCACCCCACACACCTTCCATCGTGGCGCTGTGGAGCGGCGATCGCTACGCTTCCATCCTAAGGCGACCAAGTCAGCTACAA aACTGCATCATACTCACATACCGCGTACCAGCTTGGACTTGGAGCTGGATCTGCAGGCGCAGCATAGCAAGCTCTTCTTTCTCAATGATCAAATCTCCAAGCTGCAGAACCTTAAGGAAGT ACTTCAGAAGGCCTGCGACAACAAGGATCCGCTAATTGCGGCCTGGGCCATTGAGAATGAGGAGTTCCAGCGATTGGTGGCAAGAGCCGATCCCGCCAAGTGCCCCGAAGAGCGTCAACTGCAGAAGCTGCTGATGAAGACCGCCAAAGAAATACATAAGCTACGCAAAACAAAAGTGCCCAAAGGTTGCCCAGATTTGGTGTCATTCAA AGAGAAAATCTCGTTCTTTACACGCAAGGGTCTCTCAGTGCCAGAGTTGCCTAGCGAATTCATGCTGCCCGATGCGGATGCTatagaggaggaggaggaggaagaggatgatgatgaggaggaCAATGTGGCCGAGACAGCCATGGCCATTAACACGGCTCTGgtggccagcagcaacaggaacaaGAATCTCAGTGAGCATCACCAACGAGTAGCACTGCCTGCACTGGCTGCCACATCCAGCCCAGCTGTCgcttcagctccagctcccGCTCCAGTTGCCGCTCCATCGCCTGTTCCTGTCCCTGTCGCAACGGCACAGGCAGACGCCAATGCAGAGCAGCAGCGATACGACTATGTCGTCGATCGCAACTATGGCGTGGAGGTGTAG